GAATAGCCATGGCGTCGAAACGAAGCTCATACTCAGGCACAGAAGTAGCCAGCAAACTCCCGTCATTTGAATAAATATTCCCACGAGCAGCTTCCACCTCCCGTTCCTGAATAGAAAGGCTATCCGCTAAAGCTTTCCAATGCTGTCCATCGACATACTGCAATTTTGCCATTTTTCCAAACACCAAAAACGCAAGCAATACGATAAGCCCAAAAGCAAAGTAGACACGAACAAGAATCGTATTTCTGATACTCATAACTCTTCCTATTTATCTTCTTTATTCTCTATAACTTCGATCTTGATCGGTGGTTCCACTCGCTCTTTCAAACCCAAAGAATCGACACGCTTAGCAATTTCTGTTTGCGTAGACATTTTCATCAGTTCAGCAGAGAGAGACTTATGATCCCACCCCAATTCTTTCACCTCTTTACTCACTTTATCGATACTCCGAATAGTTCGCTCGGCAAAATGACGATTGGAAATATACAACAGCATCAGAAAGGCTATAAATGCTCCAAATGGCAGATAATGCAATATTCTGTTTAACGAAAGGTCTCCAACGGTAAAAAGCGTTTTGATAAACGCTTCTGTTTGTTCGGCCTTTTCTTCGACAGTTTCTTGCAGTTCCTCTTGAACTTCTTCACTCAACTCTTTCTGTCTTATCGTATTTCTGCTCATCCTCTCGCTCCATTTTTAAGACACACCCAACTTTTCAGCAATGCGCAGTTTCGCACTGCGCGATCTATTATTTAAAGCCAGTTCCTCTGCAGAAGCCGTAATCGCTTTACGGCTAACCACAAGAAATGGCTTAATTTCATTTCCAAAAAAATCTTTCTCAACCGCTCCTTTGAACTTACCTTTGGCCATAAAATTTTTAACCAAACGATCTTCCAACGAATGATAGGACATAACAACCAATCGCCCCCCCACATTGAGCACGTCCACCGTCTGCAACAAAAATTCCTGTAAAGCATCTAACTCACGATTCACCTCGATACGAAGCGCCTGAAACACCTGCGCATGGTACTTATGTTCTTTACCCTTTGGAACCATACGTTGAATCACCTCTTTCAATTCAGCAACAGTCTGGATCGGCTGTGACAAACGCGCAGTAACAATTGTTTTCGCAAGCGATTTAGCGTTCATGATTTCACCATACATACCAAAAATACGATGCAGATCCTCCTCCGAATAGGTTGCCAACAGCGACTTCGCATCCAAATCACCA
The genomic region above belongs to Sphingobacterium zeae and contains:
- a CDS encoding FtsL-like putative cell division protein; translated protein: MSRNTIRQKELSEEVQEELQETVEEKAEQTEAFIKTLFTVGDLSLNRILHYLPFGAFIAFLMLLYISNRHFAERTIRSIDKVSKEVKELGWDHKSLSAELMKMSTQTEIAKRVDSLGLKERVEPPIKIEVIENKEDK
- the rsmH gene encoding 16S rRNA (cytosine(1402)-N(4))-methyltransferase RsmH produces the protein MENVYHVPVMLQECMDALAIKPNGVYVDVTFGGGGHSREILKRLGPEGKLFAFDQDPDALKNAIDDPRFTLIHQNFRFLKNSLRLQGVRAVDGVLADLGVSSHQFDAADRGFSIRFDADLDMRMDQVGDLDAKSLLATYSEEDLHRIFGMYGEIMNAKSLAKTIVTARLSQPIQTVAELKEVIQRMVPKGKEHKYHAQVFQALRIEVNRELDALQEFLLQTVDVLNVGGRLVVMSYHSLEDRLVKNFMAKGKFKGAVEKDFFGNEIKPFLVVSRKAITASAEELALNNRSRSAKLRIAEKLGVS